In Ipomoea triloba cultivar NCNSP0323 chromosome 7, ASM357664v1, a single genomic region encodes these proteins:
- the LOC116025083 gene encoding centromere protein F isoform X1, with the protein MDKNKNRTDLLAAGRKKLQQYRQKKDNKGGKSSGKPGKSGSDASINPANVPAATQHVPETERLHSSNDAVSLSETHTIKDSVDSNTNIPVPVDSEEKPTKSTKHEPVDLLSYPDSGNTVEALAPRVDEERLHSLEQEPYNPDSEQVDATSEVEIEGEKRHSLSELGDSASDQATTDVGGNGVRKEKNETTHPTEPDDATSIDIESKDAEERDGHSSALESLHDSDSAVSSQVVCGQMEAVSTDYAGGHMERANSSDCVNNDSAKYIKDKIVNFSSGQNACSINLSQLAEVVRSLDEDEFKFLFMSRGSALKTLVNAETLSGSVPNLFDVYGRMKEQLYLANLVKDVKSLQLAEEMEFQMSEANASVNELGNKNGMLAIELAQVRSELQVVVAEKEEIQKQFQISKAEVLDLSARADELQIKLNMSKEDLDNLSAELVGCRNLVSALEVEKENLSAKVDLLSKENKKLQEERGDFVLEIEKLEMELVQSKASLISLQSANQFSNDNLTSLNEERRKLQIEKEYFVSENDKLLAEVADCKKTIEALHAEKTNSNEILVLLEEKHSLLNDTGRLSAELRESKASVEALQMNVSETTTRVTTLMEETNKLEDEKQEILTKNEELLRELTESQNLVAVLQAQCSESVTDLKNSTLQMEQLTEENMHLKSSLELQMSKIKEFDNRSRSSSQSEELRNQFSGARCSDQGEGNVINDDGSSLVSREGDSVNFFSNIHKPSSDYEQNDILQFEAIQRYLNEAEGILEKLEKTVEEIHSNSASLRSSSGEVVTPGMSKLIHAFESNVHADDHLSEDRRPTENQVVADPCVLTKQQIGNVHALLKNVFLEAQKACKFFEGEMKNKLHTDTMLAECKAKYESLIEYTDHLEHENMVIMVLNETFRQYINCAKSKEGDFMALYDALQKNEVTLKAENSHFSERLSDFQTRTCEMQHQLNEMQQSYNEMASSASNQVEALKKEVTDRKSVLEEEWNSLVAEVMETLSKLDLSIVPDSPSLLTGREKGFDRLALTSHIATSVNNAIKLIESLHGQVEAARSDQEAAMSSFNEMNKRFDVLQGEKETVIGLIYKIYGNLTGLVNEMSDQVGEAEINTGNGKPVDPLLPSIWDTLLEQLWKLNSERLRIEAMNSELTSELEKVKDSNELNKSFLDSDSILKCVGYVERVIALDGVDINVDQPAICIQSLTHFVVEKYKEAVEQVKLFSEGDASKEKQMIDLQKQIDQLSFLFIQMENENFILKESLRKVKEDAVALNSQFSERVSETEQSNQRVASLREKLSIAVTRGKSLIVQRDSLKQSLAETSSELEKCSQELQLKDSRLHELEMKLKTYSEAGERMEALESELSYIRNSATVLRESFLLKDSVLQRIEEILEDLELPEHFHSKSILEKIDWLAKSVSGNSLHLTDWDQKSAVGGSYPESGTGVLDGWKEDAQPSFSSFEDLKVKYEDLQNKFYRLAEQNEMLEQSLMERNNLVQHWEAILDTIEMPSQLRSVEPDDKISWIAFALSEAQNYCNSLQQKSDNFEALFEESNRRLSDLEASYESAINEKEVLSRNLDTLTRDHEKISEKAAQFEARNDDLQHTINSLQEKLDEMLGIEERVHHILGEIQRLQDLVRDALQDNITDDQLYSVDGIKYLEQLLRMLIDKYRTLSLGEAINKDTAVERVLQEVDPTESEKGTSESRYDEDRDVAVLNRKLEDTLGDMMCLKEERDIFMEKNQSLVSEVEALNMNKKELQELLSQEELKNQSLVSKIEALTLNKKELQELLSQEVQKNQSLVSEVEALNMSMKELQELLRQEEPKNQLLVSEVDALNINKKELQELLNHHKLNNQSLVSEVEALNVKYKELQELLSEQELKNQSLVSEVEALNMNTKELQELLRQEEMKSTSLREKLNVAVRKGKSLVQHRDSLKQSIEELNMDVENLKSKIKQQENVISDYEERIKDESTFQEKIKSIESDSVLLQSRVAEAEYSLREKEHILAIILNSLDEIDFGVLSTIGSPVEKAKHVGKLCYDLQSALTSSEQEARKSKRAAELLLAELNEVQERNDGLQEELANALSEVTKLSKERDFADAAKNEAIANLEKLSAAYSEERQHHVAEFLVLKTSMEQLKVDLSIIRNSFSDVLLKDLEILHNLGASLTVCLESRDAPIDIALIGAAAPGGTITITSTNKAFMVELSSISEMLNTHSQLVHDEARHISEIVGGIHEEITTQKQSFESMKKDVAWLKSIEKEKDSELLQMRRYNTLLYEACTNSVVDIENWRRQNSGNNLVTSAPGNNLISSHSVGRGLTEDNDFYSEESIRSVCERLLLSVKDVMSMQMELAEGKQKDIKAAISDLQKELQEKDIQREKICRELVSQIKEAEAVANNYLEELQLAKVQVSDLQRYVKSMEEEQTKLEYRIKEMQDQDAAFADAQRRVKSLEDTVAAKEQENEALMQALDEEEAQMEEMSNKIGELETVLLQKNKDMENLEVSRGKALKKLSVTVSKFDELHNLSEKLLSEVESLQSQLQERDGEISFLRQEVTRCTNDALAASQMSSKRSSDEVHDLLTWLDNTISGVKANDANLDNVKVNQVHEYKECLQKQLMSIVSELVGLRVATQSKDLLLQAEKAKVEELMSKEDILESSLHEKDAQLAILRGAGDPGHVTSTSSEIVEIEPLNKWDTPGTVTSQVRSLRKTNNDHVAIAVDVNPDGRELEDEDDDKAHGFKSLTTSRIVPKFTRPLTDMVDGLWVSCDRALMRQPALRLGVILYWAVLHALLATFVV; encoded by the exons ACAGGCAGAAGAAAGACAACAAAGGTGGTAAATCATCAGGTAAACCAGGCAAATCCGGGAGCGATGCCTCTATAAATCCTGCTAATGTTCCAGCGGCAACGCAGCATGTTCCTGAGACAGAAAGATTACACTCTAGCAATGATGCTGTTTCTTTGTCTGAGACGCATACTATAAAGGACAGTGTGGACTCTAACACTAATATTCCAGTACCTGTTGACTCTGAAGAGAAACCTACCAAGTCAACAAAGCATGAGCCCGTTGACTTGTTGTCTTATCCCGATTCTGGTAATACTGTTGAAGCACTTGCTCCTAGAGTTGATGAGGAAAGGCTGCATAGCTTAGAGCAG GAACCTTACAATCCAGATTCAGAACAAGTTGATGCAACGAGTGAGGTAGAGATTGAAGGAGAGAAAAGACATTCTTTAAGTGAACTTGGTGACAGTGCTAGTGACCAGGCAACAACTGATGTTGGGGGGAATGGAGTGAGGAAGGAAAAGAATGAAACAACCCATCCTACTGAGCCAGATGATGCTACATCAATTGATATTGAATCTAAAGATGCAGAAGAGAGGGATGGACATTCAAGTGCTCTTGAGTCTTTACATGATTCAGACTCTGCTGTAAGTTCTCAAGTTGTTTGTGGTCAGATGGAAGCTGTTTCAACTGATTATGCTGGTGGCCATATGGAAAGGGCTAATTCATCTGATTGTGTTAATAATGATTCTGcgaaatatataaaagataaaattgTGAACTTTTCATCTGGACAAAATGCTTGTTCAATCAACCTTTCACAGCTTGCAGAGGTTGTAAGAAGCCTTGATGAAGATGAGTTCAAGTTCTTGTTCATGTCTAGAGGTTCTGCTTTGAAAACATTAGTAAATGCAGAAACATTGTCTGGATCCGTGCCCAACCTTTTTGATGTTTATGGAAGGATGAAGGAGCAATTATACCTTGCCAATCTTGTAAAAGATGTTAAATCTTTACAGCTTGCTGAAGAGATGGAGTTTCAAATGTCTGAGGCCAATGCTTCAGTCAATGAACTGGGAAACAAGAATGGAATGCTTGCCATTGAGCTTGCACAAGTTAGATCTGAACTTCAGGTGGTGGTTGCTGAAAAAGAGGAAATTCAGAAACAGTTCCAAATCTCAAAAGCTGAGGTCCTGGATCTTTCTGCTAGAGCTGATGAGTTGCAgattaaattaaacatgtcaaAGGAGGACCTTGACAACCTCTCAGCAGAATTGGTAGGCTGCAGAAATTTGGTGTCAGCTTTAGAGGTTGAAAAGGAAAACCTGAGTGCCAAGGTTGATTTGTTATCCAAAGAGAATAAGAAGCTTCAGGAGGAGAGGGGGGACTTTGTGCTTGAAATTGAGAAGTTGGAAATGGAATTGGTACAAAGCAAAGCTTCATTGATATCATTGCAGTCGGCAAATCAATTTTCTAATGACAACCTCACTTCCTTGAATGAGGAGAGAAGGAAACTTCAAATAGAAAAGGAATATTTTGTCTCTGAGAATGATAAACTGCTTGCTGAAGTCGCAGACTGCAAAAAAACAATAGAAGCCCTTCATGCAGAGAAGACAAACTCAAATGAGATTTTGGTACTTTTGGAGGAAAAACACTCTTTGCTCAATGATACTGGTAGACTATCTGCAGAGCTGAGGGAGAGCAAGGCTTCAGTGGAAGCTCTTCAGATGAATGTTTCTGAAACAACAACACGCGTCACCACTTTAATGGAGGAAACAAATAAGCTTGAGGACGAGAAGCAGGAAATTCTCACAAAGAATGAAGAACTATTGCGGGAATTGACTGAATCCCAGAACTTGGTTGCTGTTCTGCAGGCACAATGTAGTGAGTCTGTAACTGATCTGAAGAATTCAACTTTGCAAATGGAACAGCTAACTGAGGAAAATATGCATCTGAAGAGTAGTTTGGAATTACAGATGTCCAAGATCAAAGAATTTGATAACCGAAGTAGATCATCCTCTCAATCTGAGGAGCTCAGAAATCAGTTTTCAGGTGCACGTTGCTCAGACCAGGGGGAAGGAAATGTTATTAATGATGATGGGTCATCCCTTGTTTCTAGAGAAGGAGATTCTGTAAATTTCTTCTCAAACATTCATAAACCCTCATCTGATTATGAGCAGAATGATATTCTTCAGTTTGAAGCTATCCAAAGATATCTTAATGAGGCAGAAGGAATACTTGAGAAACTTGAGAAGACAGTTGAAGAGATTCACTCAAATTCAGCATCCTTGAGAAGCTCAAGTGGTGAAGTGGTCACACCTGGAATGTCAAAACTCATTCACGCTTTTGAGTCAAATGTACATGCTGATGACCATCTTTCAGAGGATCGGCGTCCAACTGAAAATCAAGTAGTTGCAGACCCTTGTGTGCTTACTAAGCAGCAAATTGGAAATGTGCACGCATTGCTTAAGAATGTGTTTTTAGAAGCGCAAAAGGCTTGCAAATTTTTTGAAGGAGAGATGAAGAATAAGCTTCATACTGACACCATGCTTGCAGAGTGCAAAGCTAAATATGAGTCTTTGATTGAGTACACAGATCATTTGGAACATGAAAACATGGTGATTATGGTTCTCAATGAAACTTTCAGGCAGTACATCAACTGTGCCAAATCCAAGGAAGGAGACTTTATGGCACTTTATGATGCTTTGCAGAAAAATGAAGTCACATTGAAAGCAGAGAATAGTCATTTCAGTGAAAGGTTGAGTGACTTTCAAACCAGAACTTGTGAAATGCAACATCAGCTGAATGAAATGCAACAAAGCTACAATGAGATGGCTTCTTCTGCCTCTAATCAAGTGGAAGCTCTTAAGAAAGAAGTGACTGACAGGAAATCAGTACTTGAAGAAGAATGGAATTCTCTTGTTGCTGAGGTTATGGAGACACTAAGTAAGTTAGACTTGTCTATTGTGCCTGATAGCCCCTCCTTGTTAACTGGAAGAGAAAAAGGATTTGATCGCCTTGCCCTAACCAGCCATATTGCTACTTCTGTCAACAATGCCATCAAATTGATAGAATCTCTACATGGGCAAGTTGAAGCTGCTCGGTCAGATCAAGAAGCAGCTATGAGTAGCTTCAATGAAATGAATAAAAGGTTTGATGTTCTACAAGGAGAAAAGGAAACGGTAATTGGTCTAATTTATAAGATCTACGGGAATCTCACTGGACTTGTCAATGAGATGTCTGATCAAGTAGGAGAAGCTGAAATCAACACAGGAAATGGGAAACCAGTAGATCCTTTGCTTCCTAGTATTTGGGATACCCTTTTGGAACAATTGTGGAAGTTAAATAGTGAGCGCCTGCGAATTGAGGCTATGAATTCTGAACTCACTTCAGAATTGGAAAAGGTGAAGGATTCAAATGAACTAAACAAATCTTTCCTTGATTCAGATTCTATCTTGAAGTGTGTTGGATATGTTGAAAGAGTGATTGCACTGGATGGAGTTGATATAAATGTGGACCAACCTGCAATCTGCATACAGTCTCTGACTCATTTTGTGGTTGAAAAATACAAAGAGGCTGTTGAGCAG GTAAAGTTGTTCTCAGAGGGAGATGCTTCTAAAGAAAAGCAAATGATTGATTTGCAAAAACAAATAGATCAGCTGAGTTTCTTATTCATccaaatggaaaatgaaaatttcatcCTTAAGGAAAGCTTGAGGAAGGTTAAAGAGGATGCTGTGGCTCTCAATTCACAATTTAGTGAGAGAGTTTCTGAAACTGAGCAGTCAAATCAGCGAGTGGCATCTCTAAGAGAGAAGCTAAGTATAGCAGTTACAAGGGGCAAAAGTTTGATTGTGCAGCGTGATAGTCTTAAACAGTCTCTTGCAGAGACATCTAGTGAACTGGAGAAATGCTCACAGGAATTGCAGTTGAAAGATTCCAGGCTTCATGAACTTGAGATGAAACTCAAGACCTATTCGGAGGCTGGTGAGAGGATGGAAGCTCTAGAATCTGAACTCTCGTATATTCGAAACTCTGCTACTGTATTACGGGAATCATTTCTTCTCAAAGACTCAGTTCTCCAAAGAATAGAGGAGATCTTGGAAGATTTAGAGCTGCCGGAGCACTTCCATTCCAAAAGCATTCTTGAAAAAATTGACTGGTTGGCTAAGTCGGTCTCTGGAAACTCATTGCATCTAACTGATTGGGATCAGAAAAGTGCTGTTGGAGGATCATACCCTGAATCTGGAACTGGTGTCTTGGATGGCTGGAAAGAGGATGCCCAGCCAAGTTTTAGTTCGTTTGAAGACCTCAAGGTAAAATATGAAGATCTGCAAAACAAGTTTTATAGATTGGCTGAGCAAAACGAGATGCTTGAACAATCTTTGATGGAAAGGAACAACCTTGTTCAACATTGGGAAGCCATCTTGGATACAATAGAAATGCCTTCACAGTTGAGGTCTGTGGAGCCAGATGATAAGATTAGTTGGATAGCTTTTGCTCTTTCAGAGGCTCAAAACTACTGTAATTCTCTCCAGCAGAAGAGTGATAACTTTGAGGCTTTATTTGAAGAGTCAAATAGAAGATTATCTGATCTTGAGGCTTCATATGAATCTGCCATCAATGAGAAAGAGGTTCTCTCAAGAAATTTAGACACTCTTACCCGTGATCATGAAAAAATATCGGAAAAGGCTGCTCAATTTGAAGCCAGGAATGATGATTTGCAGCATACAATCAACTCCTTGCAAGAGAAATTGGATGAAATGCTTGGGATAGAGGAACGTGTTCATCATATTTTGGGAGAGATACAAAGATTGCAAGATTTGGTTAGGGATGCCCTTCAGGACAATATCACTGATGATCAATTATATAGTGTTGATGGCATTAAATATTTGGAGCAATTATTGAGGATGCTTATAGATAAATATAGAACACTTTCTCTGGGCGAAGCTATTAATAAGGATACAGCAGTTGAACGTGTTTTGCAAGAGGTTGATCCGACAGAGAGCGAAAAAGGAACAAGTGAATCAAGGTATGATGAGGATAGAGATGTAGCTGTTCTGAATAGAAAGCTGGAGGATACTTTGGGTGACATGATGTGCTTGAAGGAGGAAAGAGATATATTTATGGAGAAGAACCAATCTTTGGTTTCTGAAGTTGAAGCTCTGAATATGAATAAGAAAGAATTGCAGGAATTGCTTAGTCAGGAGGAGCTGAAGAATCAATCTTTGGTTTCTAAAATTGAAGCTCTAACTCTGAATAAGAAAGAGTTGCAGGAACTACTTAGCCAGGAGGTGCAGAAGAATCAATCTTTGGTTTCTGAAGTTGAAGCTCTTAATATGAGTATGAAAGAATTGCAGGAATTGCTTAGGCAGGAGGAGCCAAAGAATCAATTGTTGGTTTCTGAAGTTGATGCTCTGAATATAAATAAGAAAGAATTGCAGGAACTGCTTAATCATCACAAGCTGAACAATCAATCTTTGGTTTCTGAAGTTGAAGCGCTAAATGTGAAATATAAAGAATTGCAGGAACTGCTTAGTGAGCAGGAGCTGAAAAATCAATCTTTGGTTTCTGAAGTTGAAGCTCTGAATATGAATACAAAAGAATTGCAGGAACTTCTCCGTCAGGAGGAGATGAAGTCAACTTCTTTAAGGGAGAAACTAAATGTTGCAGTTAGAAAAGGTAAATCCTTGGTACAACATAGGGACAGCTTGAAGCAATCAATTGAAGAGTTAAATATGGATGTGGAGAACTTGAAATCTAAGATAAAGCAACAGGAAAATGTTATTTCAGACTATGAAGAAAGGATCAAGGATGAGTCCACATTCCAAGAAAAGATAAAGAGCATAGAATCTGATAGTGTGCTTCTGCAAAGTCGTGTGGCTGAAGCTGAGTACTCTTTGCGGGAGAAAGAGCATATATTGGCTATTATTTTGAATTCTcttgatgaaattgattttgGTGTCTTGTCTACTATCGGTAGTCCAGTTGAGAAGGCCAAACATGTTGGCAAACTATGCTATGATTTACAGTCTGCTCTGACCTCCTCTGAACAGGAAGCAAGAAAATCCAAAAGAGCAGCTGAGCTACTGCTTGCTGAACTAAATGAAGTTCAGGAAAGAAATGATGGGCTCCAAGAGGAGCTAGCAAATGCTCTCAGTGAGGTTACAAAGTTATCCAAGGAAAGGGATTTTGCTGATGCTGCTAAAAATGAAGCTATTGCTAATCTTGAAAAGCTCTCTGCTGCTTACTCTGAAGAAAGACAACACCATGTAGCGGAGTTTCTGGTACTAAAAACCAGCATGGAACAACTCAAGGTTGATCTCTCTATTATTAGAAATTCGTTCAGTGACGTGCTTTTGAAGGATTTGGAGATTTTGCATAACCTTGGAGCCAGCTTAACGGTGTGCTTAGAATCAAGGGATGCCCCAATTGACATTGCCCTTATTGGAGCTGCTGCTCCAGGTGGCACTATTACTATTACATCAACAAACAAG GCTTTTATGGTAGAACTGAGCTCTATTAGTGAAATGTTAAATACACATTCACAACTGGTGCATGACGAAGCTAGACACATATCTGAAATTGTGGGAGGTATTCATGAAGAGATAACCACACAGAAACAGTCTTTTGAATCCATGAAGAAAGATGTTGCATGGTTAAAATCTATCGAGAAGGAGAAGGATTCTGAATTGCTTCAGATGCGTAGATACAATACCTTGCTTTATGAGGCTTGCACTAATTCTGTTGTGGACATTGAAAATTGGAGAAGACAGAATTCTGGCAACAATTTAGTCACTTCTGCTCCTGGAAATAATTTGATATCTTCGCATTCTGTTGGTAGAGGTTTGACCGAAGACAATGACTTCTATTCTGAAGAAAGCATTAGGTCTGTGTGTGAGAGATTGCTTTTATCTGTGAAAGATGTTATGAGTATGCAAATGGAGCTTGCTGAAGGTAAGCAAAAGGACATTAAAGCTGCTATATCAGATCTACAGAAAGAGCTTCAAGAGAAAGATATCCAGCGAGAGAAAATTTGTAGGGAGCTTGTTAGTCAGATCAAGGAAGCTGAAGCTGTTGCCAATAATTACTTAGAAGAACTTCAGCTGGCAAAGGTTCAGGTAAGTGATTTACAACGATATGTGAAGTCAATGGAAGAGGAGCAAACTAAATTGGAATATAGAATAAAAGAAATGCAAGATCAGGATGCTGCCTTTGCAGATGCACAAAGAAGAGTTAAATCACTTGAAGATACGGTTGCTGCAAAGGAACAAG AAAATGAGGCATTGATGCAAGCACTTGATGAAGAAGAAGCTCAAATGGAAGAGATGTCAAACAAGATTGGGGAACTGGAAACAGTTTtgctacaaaaaaataaagatatggAGAACCTCGAAGTTTCCCGTGGGAAGGCTCTGAAGAAGCTTTCTGTCACAGTAAGTAAGTTTGATGAACTCCATAATCTATCTGAAAAGCTGCTCTCTGAGGTTGAGTCACTTCAGTCACAATTGCAAGAGCGAGATGGAGAAATATCATTCTTGAGGCAGGAGGTTACTAGATGCACAAATGATGCACTAGCTGCAAGTCAGATGAGCAGCAAACGGAGCAGTGATGAAGTTCATGATTTGTTGACATGGTTAGACAATACAATTTCTGGTGTCAAGGCGAATGATGCAAATCTTGATAATGTGAAAGTTAACCAGGTCCATGAATACAAAGAATGTCTACAGAAGCAGCTCATGTCTATTGTGTCTGAGCTGGTAGGTCTACGTGTTGCAACACAAAGCAAGGATCTGCTGTTGCAAGCAGAGAAAGCTAAAGTGGAAGAACTGATGAGTAAAGAAGATATCCTTGAGAGTTCCTTACATGAAAAGGACGCTCAATTGGCCATTCTAAGAGGTGCTGGAGACCCTGGACATGTAACTAGTACAAGCTCTGAGATTGTGGAAATAGAACCTCTG AACAAGTGGGACACACCTGGGACAGTCACTTCTCAAGTTCGCAGTTTGCGCAAAACCAACAATGATCATGTTGCAATTGCTGTAGATGTGAATCCTGATGGTAGGGAGCTTGAAGACGAAGATGACGATAAGG CACATGGTTTCAAGTCGTTAACTACCTCAAGAATTGTACCAAAGTTTACAAGACCATTGACTGACATGGTAGATGGTTTATG GGTATCTTGTGATCGGGCTCTAATGCGACAACCTGCTTTGCGGCTTGGTGTAATATTGTATTGGGCTGTGTTACATGCTCTTCTTGCAACCTTTGTTGTATGA